The Alosa sapidissima isolate fAloSap1 chromosome 5, fAloSap1.pri, whole genome shotgun sequence genome has a window encoding:
- the LOC121709070 gene encoding histidine-rich glycoprotein-like gives MHAHTQPLLTHCPQERYHTHTHTHTHTRTHTQPLLTHCPQERYHTHTHTAPPHALPPRKVPHVHTHTHTHTRTHTAPPHALPPRKVPHTHTQPLLTHCPQERYHTHTHAHTHTAPPHALPPRKVPHAHTRTHTQPLLTYCPQERYHTHTHTHTHAHTHTAPPHALHPRKVPRTHTQPLLTHCTQERYHTHTHTHSPSSRTVPKKGTTYTHTHAHTAPPHALHPRKVPHTQAHTHTHTHSPSSRTAPKKGTTRTHTHTAPPHALYPRKVPHTHTRTHTQPLLTHCTQERYHTHKHTHTHTHTAPPHALHPRKVPHTHTHTHPFLLCRLFCKWLSHRMSTSCGSQFCAR, from the exons atgcacgcacacacacagcccctcctcACGCACTGCCCCCAAGAAAggtaccacacgcacacacacacacacacacacacacgcacacacacacagcccctcctcACGCATTGCCCCCAAGAAAggtaccacacgcacacacacacagcccctcctcACGCACTGCCCCCAAGAAAGGtaccacacgtgcacacacacacacacacacacacacgcacacacacagcccctcctcACGCACTGCCCCCAAGaaaggtaccacacacacacacacagcccctcctcACGCACTGCCCCCAAGAAAggtaccacacgcacacacacgcacacacacacacagcccctcctcACGCACTGCCCCCAAGAAAggtaccacacgcacacacacgcacacacacacagcccctcctcACGTACTGCCCCCAAGAAAGgtaccacacgcacacgcacacacacacacacgcacacacacacacagcccctcctcACGCACTGCACCCAAGAAAGgtaccacgcacacacacacagcccctcctcACGCACTGCACCCAAGAAAggtaccacacgcacacacacacacacagcccctcctcACGCACTGTACCCAAGAAAggtaccacatacacacacacgcacgcacacacagcccctcctcACGCACTGCACCCAAGaaaggtaccacacacacaagcacacacacacacacacacacacagcccctcctcACGCACTGCACCCAAGAAAggtaccacacgcacacacacacacacagcccctcctcACGCACTGTACCCAAGAAAggtaccacatacacacacacgcacgcacacacagcccctcctcACGCACTGCACCCAAGaaaggtaccacacacacaagcacacacacacacacacacacacagcccctcctcACGCACTGCACCCAAGAAAg gtaccacacacacacacacacacacacccctttctcCTCTGTCGCCTCTTTTGTAAATGGCTCTCCCACAGAATGAGCACAAGTTGTGGCTCTCAGTTTTGTGCGAGATAA